From one Colletotrichum destructivum chromosome 3, complete sequence genomic stretch:
- a CDS encoding Putative Ubiquitin-like domain, aspartic peptidase, active, peptidase A2A, retrovirus, catalytic, protein MPVSILREAIQAETAIAPTSQHLYHNGRLIQDDTKTMEQLQIADGEMLALHVRDMQGSTGVPDQGRRGPPRRRPGGQDPELIRLQILGDPNLRAEATRQQPQLAAALDDPQRFAQLFNDSYDREQREREERQRQIAQLNDDPFDIEAQAKIEEMIRQERVMENLQNAMEHNPEVFGRVHMLYVDVEVNGHRVKALVDSGAQATIMSPSCAEACGIMRLVDKRFAGVARGVGTANIIGRVHSAQIKVGSMFLPCSFTVMEGKQVELLLGLDMLKRYQASIDLAKDKLIIQGEEVPFLGEAEIPKESEEALEEEPRLPGPAGTTIGQRSGVVSGPQSAATAPPRQNPPQQGQQGQQAPQQQTAAPSFPEEHINQLMALGFPRDAAINALQATGGNVEFAAGLLFGA, encoded by the exons ATGCCTGTTTCCATACTCCGCGAAGCCATTCAAGCCGAGACCGCGATCGCTCCTACTTCCCAACATCTTTACCACAACGGTCGCTTGATCCAGGATGATACCAAGACGATGGAGCAGCTGCAAATTGCCGACGGTGAGATGCTGGCGCTGCACGTGAGAGACATGCAAGGAAGCACTGGTGTGCCGGATCAGGGCAGAAGAGgtccgccgcgccgacgaccgGGAGGGCAAGACCCAGAACTCATCCGCCTTCAAATCCTGGGCGACCCGAACCTGCGCGCCGAGGCCACCCGACAGCAGccccagctcgccgccgctctcgatGACCCCCAGAGATTCGCCCAGCTTTTCAACGACAGTTATGACCGGGAGCAACGGGAGCGCGAGGAGCGCCAGAGGCAAATTGCACAGCTGAACGACGACCCCTTCGATATTGAAGCCCAGGCTAAGATCGAGGAAATGATCCGTCAAGAGAGGGTCATGGAGAACCTCCAGAACGCCATGGAGCACAATCCCGAAG TGTTCGGGCGGGTACACATGTTGTACGTCGACGTAGAAGTGAACGGTCATAGAGTGAAGGCGCTCGTCGATTCAGGAGCACAGGCCACGATCATGTCCCCGTCGTGCGCCGAGGCCTGTGGTATCATGAGACTTGTTGACAAGCGCTTCGCAGGAGTAGCCCGTGGAGTGGGCACTGCCAACATCATCGGCCGTGTACACTCTGCCCAGATCAAGGTCGGCTCCATGTTCCTACCTTGCAGTTTCACTGTGATGGAGGGCAAGCAGGTGGAACttctcctcggtctcgacaTGCTCAAGCGTTACCAAGCCAGCATCGACTTGGCGAAGGACAAGCTGATCATACAAGGTGAAGAGGTGCCGTTCTTGGGCGAGGCTGAGATTCCCAAGGAGAGCGAGGAAGCTTTAGAAGAGGAGCCTAGACTACCGGGACCGGCTGGCACAACCATCGGTCAACGATCTGGTGTTGTCAGCGGGCCGCAGAGTGCTGCTACCGCCCCGCCGCGACAGAATCCTCCCCAGCAGGGTCAGCAGGGTCAGCAGGCGCCTCAGCAGCAGACTGCAGCTCCGAGCTTTCCCGAGGAACACATTAACCAGCTTATGGCTCTGGGCTTTCCCCGtgacgccgccatcaacgcGTTGCAAGCAACGGGCGGCAACGTCGAGTTCGCCGCTGGTCTCTTGTTCGGAGCATAG
- a CDS encoding Putative ribosomal RNA processing protein — protein sequence MFAVPGWSVSAEGPKAETQSAKKKNNTSKNNSAKKRKRAEKEEKIRGTGANSVIVNQRVFGEGNDGEPVKGAKRAAPVTEGGDDAADEATTPKPSKKQKKDKMDSQETPKSDKKDKKQKKDRASKRDDEPSSGTPSKAQKQTPSKEAAADDKKKATKEAAAAIAASVPPIPPPAAKLTPLQRSMRQKLISARFRHLNETLYTRPSAEAYQLFEDSPEMFSEYHEGFRRQVEVWPENPVDGYIRDIKLRAKARYPSARGRPGAQPVPAGPMPLPRTDGVCHVADLGCGDARLASTLESEAKKLKLNILSYDLYSPAKHVVKADIANLPLADDSVDVAIFCLALMGTNWLDFVEEAYRILHWKGELWVAEIKSRFGPVRQKNAVVSHSVGNRKKAAAATKKSKGGDPEETEADRVALAVEVDGHDDKRGETDVSAFVEALRKRGFVLAGQGEGNKGAVDLSNRMFVKMHFIKGAAPIKGKGLAAAKAAGFVEKEKKQKRFVWETEEDKVDETSILKPCVYKIR from the coding sequence ATGTTCGCCGTACCAGGCTGGTCTGTCTCGGCGGAGGGCCCGAAAGCCGAGACCCAGAgcgccaagaagaagaacaacacCTCAAAGAACAACAGCgcgaagaagcgcaagagagccgaaaaagaggaaaagatCCGCGGAACGGGTGCGAACTCGGTCATCGTCAACCAGCGCGTGTTTGGCGAGGGGAATGATGGCGAGCCGGTGAAGGGGGCGAAGAGAGCCGCGCCCGTGACTGAGGGGGgagatgacgccgccgatgaggcGACGACACCCAAGCCGAGcaagaagcaaaagaaggaCAAAATGGACTCCCAGGAGACGCCCAAGTCCGATAAGAAagacaagaagcagaagaaggacagGGCGAGCAAACGCGATGACGAGCCGTCCTCCGGAACGCCCTCCAAGGCCCAGAAGCAAACGCCCAGCAAGGAAGCCGCTGcggacgacaagaagaaggccacAAAggaagcagccgccgccattgCCGCCTCCGTGCCTCCCATCCCGCCGCCCGCAGCCAAGCTCACTCCGCTTCAGCGCTCCATGAGGCAGAAGCTCATCTCGGCGCGCTTCCGCCACCTCAACGAGACGCTCTACACCCGCccctcggccgaggcctACCAGCTCTTCGAGGACTCCCCCGAGATGTTCTCCGAGTACCATGAAGGATTCCGCCGCCAGGTCGAGGTCTGGCCCGAGAACCCCGTCGACGGCTACATCCGCGACATCAAGCTACGCGCCAAGGCTCGCTACCCCAGCGCTCGCGGCCGTCCCGGGGCGCAACCCGTGCCCGCCGGGCCCATGCCGCTCCCGCGCACCGACGGCGTATGCCACGTCGCTGACCTGGGCTGCGGTGACGCCCGTCTCGCGTCGACATTGGAGTCCGAagccaagaagctcaagctcAACATCCTCAGCTACGACCTGTACTCCCCTGCCAAGCACGTAGTCAAGGCCGATATTGCCAACCTGCCGCTGGCCGACGACTCGGTCGACGTTGCCATCTTCTGCCTCGCGCTCATGGGCACCAACTGGCTCGACTTTGTCGAGGAGGCCTACCGCATCCTCCATTGGAAGGGCGAGCTTTGGGTTGCCGAGATCAAGTCCCGCTTCGGCCCCGTGCGCCAGAAGAACGCCGTGGTCTCGCACAGCGTTGGGAACCGCAagaaggctgccgccgccaccaaaAAGTCCAAGGGCGGCGACCCGGAGGAGACCGAGGCAGATCGCGTCGCCCTGGCCGTTGAAGTCGACGGTCACGACGATAAGCGCGGCGAGACGGACGTCTCGGCCTTCGTCGAGGCCTTGAGAAAACGTGGCTTCGTACTGGCGGGCCAGGGCGAGGGCAACAaaggcgccgtcgacctgtcCAACAGGATGTTTGTCAAAATGCACTTCATCAAGGGCGCGGCACCCATCAAGGGCAAGGGTCTCGCCGCAGCCAAGGcggccggcttcgtcgagaaggaaaagaagcagaagcgCTTCGTGTGGgagaccgaggaggacaaggtcGACGAGACCTCCATACTGAAGCCGTGTGTGTACAAGATCCGATGA